The Dermochelys coriacea isolate rDerCor1 chromosome 7, rDerCor1.pri.v4, whole genome shotgun sequence genome window below encodes:
- the LOXL4 gene encoding lysyl oxidase homolog 4 — translation MLAGPVSTLLLLCLATPSWQQPPQIQVRLVGARSQDGEGRLEVLYDGQWGTVCDDDFDIHVASVACRELGFESAVTWAHSAKYGRGEGPVWLDNVRCAGTERSLAECDSNGWGVSDCHHGEDAGVVCSGRHPPGAPAPGPATGLQGRKLEEVRLKPILAWAKLSVPISEGVVEVKHEGRWRQVCDAGWTRNNSRVVCGMLGFPREKRLNTDFYRKLWNLKLKDPKSSLRSLSQKNVFWIHRVSCLGTEPHLSHCPVQVSPATRLQPACAHGMHAVVSCVPGAEFQKAKAKPFHQGLRAEGPQVRLRAGAQVGEGRVEVLQHGHWGTVCDEKWNLLAASVVCRQLGYGTARQALAGAQLGQGLGPIHMTEVQCTGSERSLHECHFQEAAQSGCRHDADAAVRCNVPRMDYQSQVRLVGGRSPEEGVVEVLVPVGGALKWGSVCGERWGLNEAMVVCRQLGLGFASHALQETWYWQGSPEAGEVVMSGVHCTGTELSIQQCQRHGPVHCPAGGGRFAAGVSCTDTAPDLVLDAQLVQETGYLEERPLAMLYCAHEERCLSHSADHASWPDGHRRLLRFSSRIHNLGRADFRPQTGRHAWVWHQCHRHYHSIEVFTHYDLLTLNGSRVAEGHKASFCLEDTNCPPGLQRRFACANFGEQGVSAGCWDTYRHDIDCQWVDISDVGPGSYVLQVVVNPKHEVAESDFSNNVMRCQCKYDGHRIWLHGCHTGDQYGADAVRELEQQQRLASNLI, via the exons ATGCTGGCTGGACCCGTCTccaccctgctcctgctctgcctggcgacccccagctggcagcagccccCGCAGATTCAGGTGCGGCTGgtgggggccaggagccaggacgGCGAGGGGCGGCTGGAGGTGCTGTACGATGGGCAGTGGGGGACCGTGTGTGACGATGACTTCGACATCCACGTGGCCAGCGTGgcctgcagggagctgggcttTGAGTCGGCCGTGACGTGGGCCCACAGCGCCAAATATGGCCGAGGGGAAG GCCCCGTCTGGCTGGATAATGTGCGCTGTGCCGGCACCGAGCGCTCCCTGGCCGAGTGCGACTCCAACGGCTGGGGCGTGAGTGACTGCCACCACGGAGAGGACGCCGGCGTCGTGTGCTCGGGCCGGCACCCGCCTGGTGCCCCTGCCCCGGGCCCAGCCACCGGCCTGCAG ggaaggaagctGGAGGAGGTGCGGCTCAAGCCCATCCTGGCCTGGGCTAAGCTGAGTGTGCCCATCAGCGAGGGCGTGGTGGAGGTGAAGCACGAGGGGCGCTGGAGGCAGGTGTGCGACGCCGGCTGGACCAGGAACAACAGCCGCGTGGTGTGTGGGATGCTGGGCTTCCCCCGGGAGAAGCGGCTCAACACCGACTTCTACAG GAAGCTCTGGAACCTGAAGTTGAAGGATCCCAAGTCGAG CCTGAGGAGCCTGAGCCAGAAGAATGTGTTCTGGATCCACCGGGTCAGCTGCCTGGGCACGGAGCCCCACCTGTCCCACTGCCCAGTGCAGGTGTCCCCTGCCACCCGGCTCCAGCCCGCCTGCGCCCATGGCATGCACGCCGTCGTCAGCTGCGTCCCGGGTGCCGAGTTCCAGAAAGCCAAGGCCAAGCCGTTCCACCAGGGCCTGCGTGCAGAG GGGCCCCAGGTGCGTCTCCGGGCTGGCGCCCAGGTGGGCGAGGGCCGggtggaggtgctgcagcacgGCCACTGGGGCACCGTGTGCGACGAAAAGTGGAACCTGCTCGCAGCCAGCGTGGTGTGTCGGCAGCTGGGCTACGGGACGGCCAGGCAGGCCCTGGCGGGGGCCCAGTTAGGCCAGG gccTGGGCCCCATCCACATGACCGAGGTGCAGTGTACGGGCTCCGAGCGCTCGCTCCACGAGTGCCACTTCCAGGAGGCGGCACAGAGCGGCTGCCGGCATGACGCCGACGCTGCCGTCCGGTGCAACGTGCCCCGCATGGACTACCAGAGCCAG GTGCGCTTGGTGGGGGGCCGTAGCCCCGAGGAGGGTGTGGTGGAAGTGCTGGTGCCGGTGGGGGGCGCCCTAAAGTGGGGCTCCGTGTGTGGTGAACGGTGGGGGCTGAACGAGGCCATGGTGGTCTGCAGACAGCTGGGGCTGGGCTTTGCCAGCCACGCCCTCCAG gagacCTGGTACTGGCAGGGCAGCCCGGAGGCGGGCGAGGTGGTGATGAGCGGCGTGCACTGCACGGGCACTGAGCTCAGCATCCAGCAATGCCAGCGCCATGGCCCCGTGCACTGCCCGGCTGGCGGTGGGCGCTTCGCTGCTGGGGTCAGCTGCACGGACA CCGCCCCGGACCTGGTGCTGGACGCGCAGCTGGTGCAGGAGACGGgctacctggaggagcggccgcTCGCCATGCTGTACTGCGCCCACGAGGAGCGCTGCCTCTCGCACTCGGCCGACCATGCCAGCTGGCCCGACGGGCACCGGCGGCTGCTGCGCTTCTCCTCCCGGATCCACAACCTGGGCCGAGCCGACTTCCGGCCCCAGACCGGCCGCCACGCCTGGGTTTGGCACCAGTGCCACAG GCACTACCACAGCATCGAGGTTTTCACCCACTACGATCTGCTGACGCTCAACGGCTCCAGGGTGGCCGAGGGGCACAAGGCCAGCTTCTGCCTCGAGGACACCAACTGCCCCCCAG ggctgcagcggcGCTTTGCATGTGCCAACTTCGGGGAGCAGGGTGTGAGTGCGGGGTGCTGGGACACCTACCGGCACGACATCGACTGCCAGTGGGTGGACATCAGCGACGTGGGGCCCGGCAGCTACGTCTTACAG gTGGTCGTGAACCCCAAGCACGAGGTGGCAGAATCCGATTTCTCCAACAACGTCATGAGGTGCCAGTGCAAGTATGACGGGCACCGCATCTGGCTGCACGGCTGCCACACAG GTGACCAGTACGGCGCCGACGCAGTCCGAGAGCTGGAGCAGCAACAGCGCCTGGCCAGTAACCTCATCTGA
- the R3HCC1L gene encoding coiled-coil domain-containing protein R3HCC1L isoform X6, which translates to MRQDWAGQSARPNLLLGGEKPRSSLQEPRFDYSGWQPAELDLSNSELPHIIEIYDFPQDFGTADLLHVFCSYQKKGFDIKWVDNTHALGIFSSPIAARDALSSRHMMVKTRPLAQGTRAAKAKARACADFLQPAKERPETSAALARRLVIGALGVRSNQSRAEREAERKKLQEARERKRLENKQREDIWEGRD; encoded by the exons CTGTTGGGCGGCGAGAAGCCCAGGAGCAGTCTGCAGGAGCCCCGCTTCGACTACTCCGGCTGGCAGCCTGCTGAGCTGGACCTCAGCAACTCGGAGCTGCCCCATATCATAGAGATCTACGACTTCCCGCAGGACTTCGGCACCGCTGACCTGCTGCATGTCTTCTGCAGCTACCA GAAGAAAGGCTTTGACATCAAATGGGTGGACAACACGCATGCACTGGGCATCTTCTCCAGCCCAATCGCAG CGCGTGACGCCCTGAGCAGCAGGCACATGATGGTGAAGACCCGGCCCCTGGCGCAAGGCACAAGAgcagccaaagccaaagccaggGCTTGTGCTG ACTTCCTGCAACCAGCAAAAGAGCGTCCGGAGACATCTGCGGCCCTGGCCCGGAGGCTGGTGATCGGAGCCCTCGGAGTGCGGAGCAACCAGAGCCGAGCCGAGCGCGAGGCTGAGCGTAAGAAGCTGCAGGAGGCCCGAG AGAGaaagcgcctggagaacaagcAGCGGGAGGACATCTGGGAAGGCCGGGACTGA